The genomic DNA TATGCCCCCTCAAATTTCAGCTGCAAAATCTGTATTTCTTTTAGTATTTTCATTCAAAAGATCTTGATGTGTCTTTTATAAAAGTTAATATTATATTGGCTCAAATAATTAGTAGATAACGCTCTACTTAATGTATGTGTAATTTTTGTGGGcacttctacggtgcagtcaagaaactgacttttttaaaaaagttgttttttttagcCAATAGAATAAGTTGGTGGTGGACGGTAGCTGCTGTTTTTCGTCTTTTCTTGGTGGCTGTTTTCTGCTTGCTAACTGTTGTTCCTAGTTTAGGGGTTGTTCTGGCAGCAGCTGCTGCCTGTTTTCCTCTGGGCCAGCAacatgttgctgttgttgggaTCTTGTCAGTAGGCAAGAGTTTTAGCTTGTGTGGTGTGTGTATGGGGTTAAGATGTTGGCTTATATATGGAACCTTTGTAATTTTCCTTACGATTTTGCAGCTTGTGCGTCTTGTACGGGTTtgcttttcaataaaatttgctaattcaaaaaaataaaaataaaaagtaaaagattCAGAATAAGGATTATGTTTGTGTTAGATTTATCATATTTTCACTTAATTGTGTATATTCGACTACTTACTTGCATTCGAaaatacacaaaaatcaaatgacATTAAATTTGAGGTCGAAATTTTGAAGTAattctcatgacttcaccagaaaagtcattatcatgacttcaccatagaatttttcaatttttgttcgCACTATATTGTTCACTGacaaatttttcttatttaaatgAACAATATTTGTTTGCATtgtatttttggaaaaaggacaatattgcttatttttgaaaaattgttcatttaacataaattttttggataaattaatttaaaattgtcTCCGTAAActttagttcagttggtagggacaatgcataatatatacaagggaCATGTTCGAATCCCGAACACCCAGCTTCTCCGTATTTATAATGTGTGAATTCTATCTACTATACTActtgacaaaaagaaaatgatttattttatgtgtaatttttttggtaatttaACAACATTCATACCTTTTGTGCGGGTTTTTACCTTACCTATTAGGTATGAGTCCAATTGTCATTCATAATAAAAGTATACGTAAAGATCAATAATCAAAcggtcctcgtgagtttaactcagttggtatggacaatgcataatatatgcaaggtccggagttcaaatctcagccaccacaaaaaaaaaaaaaaaattacattgtgTATActccttataaggtgaattctaactaCTAGACTACCTGACCAATAAAAAAGATCAATAATGAAACGATTTGACTTACAATTAATTGGATTAATATCAAATCAATTAGAAATACCAAGTTTGATTGATGATTGAAATAATTATTACCAGATTTTACTATCTCCACATCAAACCGCACATTATTCTTAAaacaatattcttaaaattaaaaatatgcatcataatcattaatttatctccttaaaaaaaatcattaatttatcattctctaaaacaatattctttcaataaaaaatatgaaagatttcTCCATTCTCCCTTATATTTCTCACCCTTCAAAGTTCTCTCTTttcctcccctccaaactcctaAAAAACCTAAGTGATCGTGTTCGATTAAGATTCATTGATCCAAAGGATATGAATTTCGTGAAAGAAGCTCAAAGAAtactatttgaaaaaaaaaatattaaaagaatttagtgataaaagtaaaattatacTTTTCCTTATGATTTAACTCTTTAATTTGACTTTTTCAATAGTAGAAGAATTTGACAAGTGCAACATTGTGACTCCATTTCAATTGTGGGAaggataaaatatgaaaacaggACATCAACTGTGGGGAAGGAGAATAGAAGACTATATATGTGGTTGAAAATCCAAGTACAAAAAGCATTTGAATGGACATCCATCTTGGAAGATTATTTATCGActgcagaaagcaaaaaaaatgtttaataccGAAGatgacttcttttttttaatacatgagaaaaagaaaagtaaaagaaaaatgaaaaactactACTCCCTAATAAAAGAGGCACCTAAAACTTCGCGAAGAAATCTGCACAAGCATTTCATTTCCGAAGAATATCATCAAGAGAAATCATACAATCCATACTCAGATAAACCTTTATACGCTCCAACAAATTAGAATACATGCAAATAGTCATAGTAACATACAAAAGACTTTATTTCCGCTTTGTAACACAAATTCTAAATCTCAGCATGAAGGATATTAGACCAACCAACACTCCCGTGGAGCCCAAATATGAAGCTTCCATCTTGCCTTCTAAAGAGACAACCAAAGCCTGCAAACTCTAGATTCGTCGGTGCACTTCCATCTACATTAAGGATCACTGAGTCTTGATTAACTCGTTGTCAAGAAACCTCTCGACAAGGTTTAAGAGCATTTTACTCCTTAATATTACCAAAGCAGTTCTAGCCACTTGAGGTTGAGATAAAATAGTTGTTTTGCATTAAAATTCccttaaataaacaaattgacTAAAAAATTAGAAGCCTTCGTTCATCAAGCAACATAAGTCAAATCCACTCATATGTAGTTAAATTTAAGCACGTACTTTTGACAGCAAATACATCATGTTTGTTTAAGGCCAAACTGACATTTGTGTTCAAGAATTGCCTTTTGTTTCGCTCTCCAGGGTTGGGATTCAAACTTTAGTTTGCTATATTGTGGAAGTCTAACTCTCTACACTATACTCAACCTCTGTTGATCAAAAATTGTCTTTctattttagaaattttcaatttctacttgttttttatatttataattataattcagtaaaaaaaaaatatcaagtgtTTATAACTAgtactaattaaataattttcaaacaatATATATACTACAAATTAAATgagtttgtttgaaaaaaaattcaatgaatctTTATAGaactttttaatttgattttgtatgCAAAACACTTGTACTGAACACACTTTACTATATGTGATAGAAAGTAGAATACATAGTGCAAAGCAAAAGTGGAAATTAAACACACtttattatatgtgaataagAGCTCCCAAATACAGCAGTGATGTTGTAGTAATAGTAGTGCAGACATAGAGAcaataattatacataaacctaATCATCACATTGATGTTATTGGAAAGCAAAAGTGCACAACATATATGAGGAACCACAcacaattttttctaaatagaGATACTGTTGGGAATTCCTCTGAATGTTAAACCTTCTTCACTTGAACGAAGTAGCAAAGTGTAGGGCAATTGCACTGGTCCGGTGCGGTTTCTCAAACTAGACTCATTGTTCCTCTTAGTGATTTTCCCTTCAATTTCAGTTAGTTTGCTTCCAAACTTTTGGAAAGCTTGAACTGCCCTTGTATCAGATGTCCAAAACTTGTTATTATTCTCTCCAAGATACACTTCATCGGACGCATGTCTTGACAATATCTCGATCACAGAAAGATCAACAAGGGTTTGATACTTTGGTGTAATAGTTCTCAAATACGCCTTTTGAGGACTTTTCACCATCTCATCGTATTCCGGAGTTCCTGGCTCCGGAATAAATCTTCTACTAATTGTTGGACGGTTCAGGATATATCCTCCGTAAGGATATTGTCCGAAATTAACAGCTGCATGAAGAGCAGAAGCAGTCCATATAATAATGGAGCAAGATTGAACCAAGTCTTGAACAGTTTGCATCTTAGGCCACCATGGCTTGTCTTTCAAGTCACCGTGACCCTTTTCTACAGCTTCCTTCCACCATTTTTGAATTTCAGTGTCTTTTTGCACCGCCTCATCTGTTGGATAGTATAAGGAGACATAGTCTTGGACCCATGCCTTAATAGCATCCCATATTTCTAGTCCATCAACAGCATAAGGGTAGTCCTCTATCACAAGTCGAAGGCCGTGAGGGGAAGAGGGATCCTCAACAGCTAATCCTCTGAATCAAACAAACAATATGTTATCAATGCCAATTAACAAGTTGTCCTAACTTTTTATGTAGTAATATACATTTACTGTTACCAATAATTGCAGaacttttgaattaaattatttacACATTTTATCATTGTTTAACATGAAGAAAgtgttattttctattttcaatttaaattttaggAAAGGCAATGATGACAATCAAAATGACTAGATTATGGTTTCCAATATTAGATGGGAAAATCTTGATCTTTATCTGTCGAAATTATATGTTCTCGTGAGTCTTGGTGAAAAATTACCTCTTGATAAGATCAGCTGGTAATGCTTGATCAGTGAAAACCCAATTCTTGTAAACTGCAGAAGAAATCTCAATGGAATTTGGTCCTGGACAAAATGTTTGCTCTATAATGCCGCCAGCATTGATTAGAGCTTGTCGAGCAAGTCCATTGATATTTATTGTGTCACGGTAATGGGGGAATAAAAGCTTATTAATCGGGTGAAGTACACTTAGATGTCTATTTGTTGCTATGATGAATGGTTCCATCACTGCATGAGTATTCAACCTGCAATGTCGTGcattttcttattaataattGCGGTATACATTATCTCTTGGCCAATGCAGGTGTAGCTATGCAGAGTACGTAACTATGTCTGCATCGGCCAAGGGTTATGTATTATATATAGAGATAGaatgaatttattttgtagATATAGCTATGAAGAATTCATACCAATGGCTCATGAGTTGATGATAGCATGAGTCATTTACAATTACATGAGCCTTTGCCAACATCCAAATTGTACTTTCAACACCTTCATGTGCAGGCAAGAATACTTTGCTTTCAGCACCATATTGGACCCCATTTGAGTGTGGCAAGCTTAATTCGATGGCTAATGGCTTCAAAGTCCCATCATCTTGCAAAAACAAGATTGTCCTTGTAGCATAAGCTTTTGCATTTAAATTTATCCTCTCCAAATATGGCATGAATGCATCATGGTAATCTAAGAGGAATAATCTCTTTCCATCAAGTGCCTGTTccacaaaattaatttcaatcacattatttcataaattttgattgatttacaAGCCAATGAGTTTGATTGAAACATGTTCATATCATTACCTCTTCTACTGTGATATCACCAAGATTAGTCTCTAAGTGTTCTTTTGTTATTGTGCTATTTTGATCACCATAGACAGTGGCATCTAGTGTGCTTTTTGGTGGGAACTCCTGTTATAtcagaaaataatttatacaaagaaatatgtgaatatttgaatattgataacaaaatacatattttagCAGATATTAATACAATTGGTACTTACTTGAAGAAGACGAATCACATTAGGATTTACACCAGCAAGCATCTCTCTTCCAAATTCTTCATCAGTATTCCATGCAGACTTGCTAACTacacaacaacaaagaaaataatgtgaAATTTGATTAATCTAAAATACATCAGTTTACAAATAATGTGACAACAATGATCATTTTACGACTGTCTCCTGAGAAAAAAATACGagttttatgttgtttgatATGCTAATACTATAATATGTGAGTGTGACGAACATGTTAACTATAGGTAGGTGGTttgattaagatgaataaaGTACCTCTAATTACTTGAGGTGGTGGAAACTTAAGGGCTTGTTCACCGTCTGTGCGGAGGATTTCCTTAAGGGCTGGCAAGGGGCTGATTTGGCTGAGTATATCTGTAGGAAGCTTAATTCCACCTTCGAAAAGTCCACGCACTTCATCGAAGCTATCAAACTCATTCGGGGTGAAATTCAGATCAAAAATTACAGATTGTAACAAAGGCAAAACGTCTTGTGACAATGACTTTATTCCATACATAAGAAAGTCTGATGACTTCAAGTGACCAAAATTTTCATCTCTTGGAACATAAATGGCACCAGGTTTCTCACTCTTAAGATCTGTTAAGAATCATATAACATAAAACCAATTAGAACGTTCATATAAAATAGACATGTTAAATTTACTAACCGTTACTTTGGTAGTGAACCAACCTTTTCTAGTTGGTTTTCTACCAGTTCTAACCCTACGAGGGTAGGGATGGGTGCTAGATCCTCCAAGGATTGGACGAACAAGGGCGTCGCCACCATCAGGATTTCCGAGAtcattataaacatcataatCGTATATCCTATCCCATTCTTTGCGTTCTCCGGTTCCATCTCCTCTTAGATTCTGCAACTCTTCTTCTCTAAAGTGATTTAATGGAGCTGGTGTTTGACTTGGAAGATACGCCTGTAATAAATTCAATTtacctttattttcttatcaaaaaaatgttaataattaattgttagattaatttttttataggtttatGGTCATATAAAATTCAAAGCTTACATCATTGGTGAAGAAGATGCGATTGTTTTTGTAGCTTTTGAAGTTGTAAACCCATGAATTACAATCAAATTGAACACTTCCACGATTAGGAATATCTTCAAGGGTCACCCTAACAAGGAAGAACTCAGCTTGTGTataatttcttatgtaaaatGCTCCTGGGATTCCAAAGTTAGCATCATATTCAAAGAAAATACTGAATGCATCTTGTCTTGCTCCCAAAGTTGGTAATTGAGGAAGATGTTTGCTCAAAAATGTTTCCTTTCCAACTAGTCCCTTTCCACTTgctacaaaattaaaataacagatatgaaattatttcaaaaaataaatatttttattggtaGAAACCAATAtcccaataaataaatataagcaTGATCTCGTGATCTAAAATAATCACTAAAAAGGGACAGTTAAGTAAATAATATAGTCTATTAATGTCAAATTCAAGAACATCTGGACCATAAAGAAAATGAACACATCATGATCTGCCACTTGTTTATGTTCAATTAGTGGAAAAACAATGACAAGGCACCAATTATATAATCTAACGCGTCAGCACTTATTtacccaaaatattattttattgttttatttttatctcaatatatattttaatactcTGTACATTGGAATTTGGTTGGatatatatgtcatttaatCATTCATTAATGTAAcattctttttatatttaatcatttcataataaataataaattttaattttgatttacttTTGCATACAAGCACTATAACATCTAACTATACGTGtatttggattgagggtttgggagaaaaagggagggGAAgactcacttttatttttttaaattacgaataatgtaaaatattttttttaaaatatattaagtgtttttgaagtattatatgattacTTATCATgttattaattcaattttctaaaaatcattttataatgattgtaatttaaaaaggaaaagcAAGTCCTCCCCTTCCTTCCCCTTCTAAACAAACTCTCAATCCAAACCCACCATAAATAGCTCATGTAGtattttcctctaaaaaaaaaaaaaaaaaaaactattctcatttcttttctttctaaaaagtCTAGCAGCTAAATATCCACAAACACCCTTAATGCTGAAAAATAAGAAACTGCAAGTTTAGATCTGCAAATCAACATTATCATATGTTTATGGACTTTTTACAATCTCAAATATACTTATAAGATAAACTAATTGGttcctcaatatttttttaactattgcTTTCTGTTTCAAAAAGAATGTGTAGAATAAGATAATAAAAAGAGTTAAAATTGtcataggaagataaattatttCATTGGCATGGAACGTAGAGaataatttttatatgattttttcttttttgatagtCGTATTCACAGTTGATTATTATTAACAACATGAAGGCCATGGTCATGGTGGGGTCAGTTAGCTAGCATATTGAATAAATGTGTGGGGATTCCAAAAACACATAAAGTTAAATATGTCTCTCTATAGATTCAGATAGATTACGAAAGATAATGAATCAGTTTGAATAATTGAAGTATATTTTGGAACAACTTGAATAATTGAAGATAGAGAACAAACCATCAGTCTTTGTAGCACTAATCAACTGCATAGAGACATTACGGCCTAAGAAGGCAGTGGCAGTGTCAACAACTCCACCAACAATGCTGGTGACTCCTCCGATCAAATTTCCGGCAGCGTCGAGGACACCGCCTTTACCGATGGACGTTATGGCGTTGAAGTCCAAAACATTTTTGGGCATCAACACCACAGTCCCCTTGATTTTTTGGCCCTTGTCAAAGATGCCAAACATGTTTGCTAACTCTTTATGTATCAACAAATTAACACTTAATATTTGATGTAGTAGAGTAGAGAAAGAAGCTTGATGAGGTTTATGAGGAAGTCATGTATTTATAGATGGAATATAATGTATACACCAGCtgcaataaattttttaatcagAAGCTGTGCTATTCGTGCCAAACGTGgaatataaaatatgaattaatcataacaatgatattttttattattataacaaTACGGTAGGTATGAAAGTATTCACAAGATCACTGATTTAGATGGAGAAAATCTGTTGGTCACACAAACAAAGTAGCTCTCTTATtctaattgagttttttttttttttttttggtatatgtAAAAGAAAGAGGTTAAATCTTTAATGTGTATTAATCCATTTAGACTTGGACCAATCAATTATAGGTGAGATTGATGGAACCAATCAATTTTGGGTCAAGTAGGACAATGACATGAAATCTCATAGCAGCTCACTCCCCGAATGTGGATGAAACCGATTT from Medicago truncatula cultivar Jemalong A17 chromosome 8, MtrunA17r5.0-ANR, whole genome shotgun sequence includes the following:
- the LOC11422014 gene encoding seed linoleate 9S-lipoxygenase, with protein sequence MFGIFDKGQKIKGTVVLMPKNVLDFNAITSIGKGGVLDAAGNLIGGVTSIVGGVVDTATAFLGRNVSMQLISATKTDASGKGLVGKETFLSKHLPQLPTLGARQDAFSIFFEYDANFGIPGAFYIRNYTQAEFFLVRVTLEDIPNRGSVQFDCNSWVYNFKSYKNNRIFFTNDAYLPSQTPAPLNHFREEELQNLRGDGTGERKEWDRIYDYDVYNDLGNPDGGDALVRPILGGSSTHPYPRRVRTGRKPTRKDLKSEKPGAIYVPRDENFGHLKSSDFLMYGIKSLSQDVLPLLQSVIFDLNFTPNEFDSFDEVRGLFEGGIKLPTDILSQISPLPALKEILRTDGEQALKFPPPQVIRVSKSAWNTDEEFGREMLAGVNPNVIRLLQEFPPKSTLDATVYGDQNSTITKEHLETNLGDITVEEALDGKRLFLLDYHDAFMPYLERINLNAKAYATRTILFLQDDGTLKPLAIELSLPHSNGVQYGAESKVFLPAHEGVESTIWMLAKAHVIVNDSCYHQLMSHWLNTHAVMEPFIIATNRHLSVLHPINKLLFPHYRDTININGLARQALINAGGIIEQTFCPGPNSIEISSAVYKNWVFTDQALPADLIKRGLAVEDPSSPHGLRLVIEDYPYAVDGLEIWDAIKAWVQDYVSLYYPTDEAVQKDTEIQKWWKEAVEKGHGDLKDKPWWPKMQTVQDLVQSCSIIIWTASALHAAVNFGQYPYGGYILNRPTISRRFIPEPGTPEYDEMVKSPQKAYLRTITPKYQTLVDLSVIEILSRHASDEVYLGENNNKFWTSDTRAVQAFQKFGSKLTEIEGKITKRNNESSLRNRTGPVQLPYTLLLRSSEEGLTFRGIPNSISI